The Quercus robur chromosome 7, dhQueRobu3.1, whole genome shotgun sequence genome has a segment encoding these proteins:
- the LOC126693305 gene encoding probable mediator of RNA polymerase II transcription subunit 26b isoform X2, which translates to MMAKKSGSLDYWRNYFRTANSDIFEIIDHAIMVAASDCPKEFKLRRDRIAERLFSCKFSRCLGCDRVELSVPCGGSEEDETEEEDDSDGGCKSSGFERGGCEFEPGGSKESKNSNTVDHGEMNVNQVSNYSYGEAEALTDEIEEQSQIVGEVLRIKEILYNSEDESDSVLLESLRKLQLMILTVDTLKATEIGKAVNRLRKHASKEIRHLARTLIEGWKDMVDEWVNATQAIAEGTPDSVNPSVVDEEEEEEEGLPSPPLDDFFATQPTSMELSQFFDGMDDDGNPRNNGEFSKNRDYGRKPSQESQNNMRRKQQTINAANVLIKDNKSHQVRKQELVVRPNMPSNTNSGPGRPLKPSSEQKVNNDAKSQQKSNKASIQKRPVTVKQDKFKCSDEDAVQVKLEATKRKLQERYQQAENAKRQRTIQVMELHDLPKQGLGHRNPHMKPGNHNRQWAHGRR; encoded by the exons ATGATGGCGAAGAAATCAGGGTCATTGGATTACTGGAGGAATTACTTTAGAACAGCGAACTCAGACATTTTCGAGATAATCGACCATGCGATTATGGTGGCGGCTTCGGATTGTCCTAAGGAGTTCAAATTGAGGAGGGATCGAATAGCTGAGAGGCTTTTCTCTTGTAAATTTTCTCGGTGTTTGGGTTGTGATAGGGTGGAGTTGTCTGTGCCTTGTGGTGGTAGTGAAGAAGATgagacagaagaagaagatgacagTGATGGAGGTTGTAAGAGTAGTGGTTTTGAAAGAGGTGGGTGTGAATTTGAGCCAGGTGGGAGTAAGGAGAGCAAGAATAGCAATACTGTTGATCACGGAGAGATGAACGTGAACCAGGTTAGCAATTATAGCTATGGAGAAGCTGAGGCATTGACTGATGAGATTGAAGAACAGTCTCAGATTGTTGGGGAGGTCTTGAGGATCAAAGAGATTCTTTATAACAGTGAAGATGAG TCTGATTCAGTGTTGCTTGAGTCGTTGAGGAAGCTTCAGTTGATGATTCTGACTGTGGATACTCTGAAG GCAACTGAGATTGGAAAGGCTGTCAATAGGCTTCGGAAGCATGCATCAAAGGAGATTCGCCACCTTGCCCGGACTCTTATCGA AGGTTGGAAGGACATGGTAGATGAGTGGGTCAATGCTACACAAGCTATTGCAG AAGGTACCCCGGATTCTGTAAACCCATCTGttgttgatgaagaagaagaagaagaagaagggctTCCATCTCCTCCTCTAGATGATTTCTTTGCCACTCAACCCACTTCAATGGAGCTCTCACAG TTCTTTGATGGCATGGATGATGATGGAA ATCCTCGAAACAATGGGGAATTCAGCAAGAACCGTGATTATGGAAGAAAACCATCACAAGAGAGTCAAAATAATATGAGGCGGAAACAGCAGACAATCAATGCGGCAAATGTGCTGATCAAGGACAACAAGAGTCATCAAGTGAGGAAACAGGAACTTGTTGTGAGGCCAAATATGCCGTCAAACACCAATTCTGGGCCTGGAAGACCTCTCAAACCAAGTTCAGAGCAAAAGGTCAATAATGATGCGAAGTCCCAGCAAAAATCTAATAAGGCTTCCATCCAGAAGAGGCCGGTCACTGTCAAGCAAGAT AAATTCAAGTGTTCGGATGAGGATGCAGTCCAAGTGAAACTCGAAGCTACAAAGAGGAAGCTTCAGGAGCGTTATCAACAAGCTGAGAATG CTAAGAGACAGCGGACGATACAGGTTATGGAGTTGCATGATCTCCCTAAGCAGGGGCTCGGCCATAGAAATCCTCATATGAAACCTGGGAACCATAACCGGCAATGGGCACATGGGCGAcgatag
- the LOC126693305 gene encoding probable mediator of RNA polymerase II transcription subunit 26b isoform X1, translating into MMAKKSGSLDYWRNYFRTANSDIFEIIDHAIMVAASDCPKEFKLRRDRIAERLFSCKFSRCLGCDRVELSVPCGGSEEDETEEEDDSDGGCKSSGFERGGCEFEPGGSKESKNSNTVDHGEMNVNQVSNYSYGEAEALTDEIEEQSQIVGEVLRIKEILYNSEDESDSVLLESLRKLQLMILTVDTLKATEIGKAVNRLRKHASKEIRHLARTLIEGWKDMVDEWVNATQAIAVVGSEGTPDSVNPSVVDEEEEEEEGLPSPPLDDFFATQPTSMELSQFFDGMDDDGNPRNNGEFSKNRDYGRKPSQESQNNMRRKQQTINAANVLIKDNKSHQVRKQELVVRPNMPSNTNSGPGRPLKPSSEQKVNNDAKSQQKSNKASIQKRPVTVKQDKFKCSDEDAVQVKLEATKRKLQERYQQAENAKRQRTIQVMELHDLPKQGLGHRNPHMKPGNHNRQWAHGRR; encoded by the exons ATGATGGCGAAGAAATCAGGGTCATTGGATTACTGGAGGAATTACTTTAGAACAGCGAACTCAGACATTTTCGAGATAATCGACCATGCGATTATGGTGGCGGCTTCGGATTGTCCTAAGGAGTTCAAATTGAGGAGGGATCGAATAGCTGAGAGGCTTTTCTCTTGTAAATTTTCTCGGTGTTTGGGTTGTGATAGGGTGGAGTTGTCTGTGCCTTGTGGTGGTAGTGAAGAAGATgagacagaagaagaagatgacagTGATGGAGGTTGTAAGAGTAGTGGTTTTGAAAGAGGTGGGTGTGAATTTGAGCCAGGTGGGAGTAAGGAGAGCAAGAATAGCAATACTGTTGATCACGGAGAGATGAACGTGAACCAGGTTAGCAATTATAGCTATGGAGAAGCTGAGGCATTGACTGATGAGATTGAAGAACAGTCTCAGATTGTTGGGGAGGTCTTGAGGATCAAAGAGATTCTTTATAACAGTGAAGATGAG TCTGATTCAGTGTTGCTTGAGTCGTTGAGGAAGCTTCAGTTGATGATTCTGACTGTGGATACTCTGAAG GCAACTGAGATTGGAAAGGCTGTCAATAGGCTTCGGAAGCATGCATCAAAGGAGATTCGCCACCTTGCCCGGACTCTTATCGA AGGTTGGAAGGACATGGTAGATGAGTGGGTCAATGCTACACAAGCTATTGCAG TTGTCGGTTCAGAAGGTACCCCGGATTCTGTAAACCCATCTGttgttgatgaagaagaagaagaagaagaagggctTCCATCTCCTCCTCTAGATGATTTCTTTGCCACTCAACCCACTTCAATGGAGCTCTCACAG TTCTTTGATGGCATGGATGATGATGGAA ATCCTCGAAACAATGGGGAATTCAGCAAGAACCGTGATTATGGAAGAAAACCATCACAAGAGAGTCAAAATAATATGAGGCGGAAACAGCAGACAATCAATGCGGCAAATGTGCTGATCAAGGACAACAAGAGTCATCAAGTGAGGAAACAGGAACTTGTTGTGAGGCCAAATATGCCGTCAAACACCAATTCTGGGCCTGGAAGACCTCTCAAACCAAGTTCAGAGCAAAAGGTCAATAATGATGCGAAGTCCCAGCAAAAATCTAATAAGGCTTCCATCCAGAAGAGGCCGGTCACTGTCAAGCAAGAT AAATTCAAGTGTTCGGATGAGGATGCAGTCCAAGTGAAACTCGAAGCTACAAAGAGGAAGCTTCAGGAGCGTTATCAACAAGCTGAGAATG CTAAGAGACAGCGGACGATACAGGTTATGGAGTTGCATGATCTCCCTAAGCAGGGGCTCGGCCATAGAAATCCTCATATGAAACCTGGGAACCATAACCGGCAATGGGCACATGGGCGAcgatag